A single Endozoicomonas sp. NE40 DNA region contains:
- a CDS encoding DUF6976 family protein, protein MKKLQSVKEVIQLIEAGKVLSLAGDERVLSQLPEGNWVAGSTPYFMGESQGEFSQEKVYVDEISDDATQHKIITYDKQSLPSFTRDRFDNGYTILVIPAFSEVHSDFALHADGYDFLYDNPVLGWVSGIDLNSSDTPKVYDGSTGTELTDGVVALHVELPTNKMPQLEIINIHTPDPDSPVIEFDTDAFEAGDCLVNGEKVNFAEYVTAHSIDTKVPLTSNYSGAIINTCIKEVNTDDGKVSFYAPVFAGRRYRFARPLADYATEFANSLPQENTDMQFSCNCILNFLYGELEGKRAGFPGPITFGEIGYRLLNQTMTYLKVVDLDD, encoded by the coding sequence ATGAAAAAGTTACAGAGTGTCAAAGAGGTCATCCAGCTGATTGAAGCGGGTAAAGTGTTATCGCTGGCCGGGGACGAACGGGTGTTGTCACAGCTGCCAGAAGGTAACTGGGTCGCTGGATCAACGCCCTATTTTATGGGAGAAAGCCAGGGCGAGTTTTCACAGGAAAAAGTGTACGTCGATGAAATTTCAGATGACGCCACTCAACACAAAATCATAACATATGATAAACAGTCGCTGCCCTCCTTTACCCGTGACCGTTTCGATAATGGTTATACCATACTGGTGATACCTGCTTTCTCGGAGGTTCATTCAGACTTTGCCCTGCATGCAGACGGTTATGACTTCCTGTACGACAACCCCGTGCTGGGCTGGGTATCCGGTATTGACCTTAACTCCAGTGATACACCCAAGGTATACGATGGTTCTACAGGTACTGAGCTGACCGACGGGGTGGTGGCGCTGCATGTTGAGCTGCCCACTAACAAAATGCCCCAGCTGGAGATCATTAACATTCACACACCGGATCCGGACAGCCCGGTGATTGAGTTTGATACTGATGCTTTCGAGGCAGGAGACTGTCTGGTAAATGGGGAAAAGGTGAATTTTGCCGAATATGTTACGGCTCACAGTATTGATACCAAGGTACCGCTAACCAGTAATTACTCCGGTGCGATTATCAATACCTGTATCAAAGAGGTAAACACGGATGATGGTAAGGTGTCCTTCTATGCTCCGGTGTTCGCGGGAAGGCGGTATCGCTTTGCCAGACCTCTGGCTGACTATGCCACAGAGTTTGCAAACAGCCTGCCACAGGAAAACACGGATATGCAGTTCTCCTGTAACTGTATCCTGAACTTCCTTTATGGCGAGCTGGAAGGCAAGCGGGCAGGTTTCCCGGGTCCCATTACGTTTGGAGAGATCGGGTACCGTCTGTTAAACCAGACCATGACCTACCTTAAAGTGGTTGATCTGGACGACTGA
- a CDS encoding histone deacetylase family protein: MLTIYSEQQKLHNPAREFLGGDLVPYLESPKRLDYVLEALQDNNLGRIEWPESFSTEPIARVHRPDYIEFLETAWQRWHQTYPESTQASPYCFPHRGLRHLVPEQIEGALGYYSMDLTAPVVEGTWKAIRASVDCALTAQKRVLDGEPVAFALCRPPGHHASEDLMAGYCFFNNAAIATQAFLDQGADKVAILDVDYHHGHGTQSIFYSRNDVFFASLHADPRQDYPHYLGHEDETGDGAGLGFNMNLPLPLHATGWTEYRRALEVALGRIGGFQPDYLVVSLGLDTYERDPISFFNINTPDFVELGRCLAALKKPTLFVFEGGYALEALGNNTVAVLEGFSAF; the protein is encoded by the coding sequence ATGCTGACCATTTACAGTGAACAGCAAAAGCTGCACAACCCTGCCAGAGAGTTCCTTGGGGGCGATCTGGTACCTTATCTGGAATCCCCAAAACGACTGGACTATGTTCTGGAAGCCCTTCAGGACAATAATCTGGGACGAATCGAATGGCCAGAAAGCTTTTCAACCGAGCCTATAGCCAGGGTGCATCGACCAGATTATATCGAGTTTCTGGAAACTGCCTGGCAGCGCTGGCACCAGACGTACCCGGAATCCACTCAGGCATCGCCTTACTGTTTTCCTCATCGAGGGCTCAGGCATCTGGTGCCGGAACAGATTGAAGGCGCACTGGGGTATTACTCTATGGATCTCACGGCACCCGTGGTTGAAGGGACCTGGAAAGCCATCAGGGCATCGGTGGATTGTGCTCTGACCGCTCAGAAAAGAGTACTGGATGGGGAACCGGTCGCCTTTGCCCTTTGCCGGCCACCCGGTCATCACGCATCAGAGGATTTAATGGCCGGTTACTGCTTTTTTAACAACGCAGCTATTGCTACTCAGGCTTTTCTCGATCAGGGCGCTGATAAGGTCGCCATACTGGATGTTGACTATCACCACGGCCATGGTACCCAGTCCATTTTCTATTCCCGCAACGATGTGTTTTTTGCCTCTCTTCATGCTGATCCCCGGCAGGACTATCCCCATTATCTTGGTCACGAGGACGAAACCGGCGATGGTGCGGGGCTGGGTTTCAATATGAACCTGCCGCTGCCACTGCATGCCACAGGCTGGACGGAATACCGCAGGGCTCTGGAAGTCGCTCTTGGACGAATCGGTGGGTTTCAACCGGACTATCTGGTGGTTTCCCTGGGGCTCGATACCTATGAACGGGACCCGATCTCTTTCTTCAACATCAATACCCCGGATTTTGTGGAGCTGGGACGTTGTCTGGCCGCTCTGAAAAAGCCCACCCTGTTTGTTTTTGAAGGAGGCTATGCCCTGGAAGCTCTGGGTAATAATACTGTGGCAGTACTGGAAGGATTTTCCGCTTTCTGA
- a CDS encoding efflux RND transporter periplasmic adaptor subunit translates to MPASRHCPGLVTLALYCIVYSVFYSTMPLPAFASPESGKPPVSVTTETVQYQQYSRPIRTSGILAYKSQQTLSFKTAGPVAQLLVDEGDRVQTGQLLASLTMEEVNAQVDEARARLDLAKRNLERISKLHKNNVVSLDQLQSAETELEVARSRLRITLFNQRYSRIDAPSQGLVLRRHVEENELVTPNQPVLVVADTARGWVLKTGLTDEEIVRVKKNDKALIQFDAWPGQTFTGQVTRLAALADERTGTFQVEIAFPETTSKLRSGFVGKVTLTPSRQQMLALIPVESVVNASRSSAEVFVYKPGDQSVTLRNINLNFMESGFIASDSGLEEGEAVISSGAGFLLDGDTVIVSEAAAYGLQE, encoded by the coding sequence ATGCCTGCTTCCCGCCACTGCCCCGGGCTTGTGACCCTGGCTCTTTACTGCATTGTTTACAGCGTTTTTTACAGCACGATGCCATTGCCCGCCTTTGCCAGCCCTGAATCAGGTAAACCACCGGTCAGCGTGACGACTGAAACCGTTCAATACCAGCAATACTCGCGCCCAATAAGAACCAGCGGCATTCTCGCTTATAAATCCCAGCAAACTCTGTCGTTTAAAACAGCAGGCCCCGTGGCACAACTGTTGGTTGATGAAGGCGATCGGGTGCAGACCGGGCAGTTGCTCGCCAGCCTGACCATGGAAGAGGTTAACGCACAGGTCGATGAAGCCAGGGCAAGGCTGGACCTGGCAAAACGCAACCTGGAGCGCATCAGCAAACTGCACAAGAACAATGTGGTGTCGCTGGATCAGCTCCAGTCTGCAGAAACCGAGCTGGAGGTTGCCAGAAGCCGGCTGCGTATCACCCTGTTTAACCAGAGGTACTCTCGCATTGATGCTCCGTCACAGGGTCTTGTATTACGGCGTCATGTAGAAGAAAACGAACTGGTAACACCCAATCAACCTGTACTGGTGGTGGCAGACACGGCCCGGGGCTGGGTGCTTAAAACCGGCCTGACCGATGAAGAAATTGTCAGGGTTAAGAAAAACGACAAGGCACTGATTCAGTTTGATGCCTGGCCCGGACAGACCTTTACCGGACAGGTTACCCGCCTTGCGGCACTGGCTGATGAACGCACAGGCACCTTTCAGGTAGAGATCGCCTTCCCCGAAACCACCAGCAAGTTGCGTTCAGGCTTTGTGGGCAAGGTTACCCTTACTCCCTCCAGACAGCAGATGCTGGCACTGATTCCTGTTGAGTCTGTCGTTAATGCCAGCCGCTCTTCGGCAGAGGTGTTTGTCTACAAACCCGGTGATCAGTCGGTGACCCTGAGAAATATCAATCTGAACTTTATGGAATCAGGTTTCATTGCCAGTGATTCAGGTCTGGAGGAAGGCGAAGCCGTTATCAGTTCCGGTGCCGGTTTTCTTCTGGATGGCGATACCGTCATTGTTTCCGAGGCTGCTGCTTACGGTCTTCAGGAGTAA
- the nagA gene encoding N-acetylglucosamine-6-phosphate deacetylase, whose product MTTFYLKAEEIFSETGIIHNSCLKIENGRIAAVGCQPAPDAEVIDLGDHRIVPGFVDLHIHGCSGCDVMDATHESLNTISTSIARTGVTGFLATTVTDTWERNLAALANVKHSIEQGVSGAELLGSYSEAIFFTKDFKGAHDGSYFLSPSTERLDEMLAAADGTLKSLALAPELEGAIEATRYLSQKGINVMVGHTGASYEQCQEAFEAGAIGGVHIFNQMLGLHHREPGTVGAVLHHQDIYAEMIADLVHVNPIVMELVYRLKGEKKIALVTDCMCAGGLQDGDYQLGQLKVTVQDGVARTASGALAGSTLTLDRAIANMVNEAGVAPLAAVHMASLTPATLLGMQESIGSIKAGKRANLAILDKQYQIQMTLVDGKKVYDYC is encoded by the coding sequence ATGACGACGTTTTACCTCAAAGCGGAAGAGATTTTTTCGGAAACAGGGATCATTCACAATAGCTGTCTGAAAATCGAGAATGGCAGGATCGCCGCAGTCGGCTGTCAGCCAGCGCCCGATGCAGAGGTGATTGACCTGGGCGACCACCGCATTGTGCCGGGGTTTGTTGATCTTCATATTCACGGCTGCTCTGGCTGTGACGTGATGGATGCGACCCACGAATCGTTGAATACCATTTCCACCAGCATTGCCAGAACAGGGGTCACAGGATTTCTTGCCACTACGGTCACTGATACTTGGGAACGAAATCTGGCGGCATTAGCTAACGTAAAACATTCCATTGAACAGGGCGTCAGTGGCGCTGAACTGCTGGGCAGTTATTCCGAAGCCATTTTCTTTACCAAAGATTTCAAGGGCGCCCACGATGGCAGCTATTTCCTGTCGCCCTCCACTGAACGACTCGATGAAATGCTGGCAGCTGCAGATGGCACATTGAAGTCACTGGCACTGGCTCCTGAGCTTGAAGGCGCTATTGAAGCCACCCGCTACCTGAGCCAGAAAGGCATCAATGTCATGGTTGGACACACGGGGGCCAGTTATGAACAGTGCCAGGAGGCTTTTGAGGCCGGAGCTATTGGCGGAGTCCATATCTTTAACCAGATGCTGGGTCTGCATCACCGGGAACCCGGTACCGTTGGTGCGGTTCTGCATCATCAGGACATATACGCCGAAATGATTGCAGATCTCGTGCATGTTAACCCAATTGTCATGGAACTGGTTTACCGTCTCAAGGGCGAGAAAAAAATCGCTCTTGTGACGGACTGTATGTGTGCAGGAGGTTTGCAGGACGGAGACTATCAGTTAGGCCAGCTGAAGGTCACCGTACAGGATGGCGTCGCCAGAACCGCATCAGGTGCCCTGGCGGGCAGTACTCTGACACTGGACAGGGCCATTGCCAATATGGTTAACGAAGCTGGCGTAGCACCACTGGCAGCGGTTCATATGGCATCCCTGACACCTGCCACCCTGCTGGGTATGCAGGAGAGCATTGGTAGCATTAAAGCCGGTAAACGGGCAAATCTGGCTATTCTCGATAAACAGTATCAGATACAGATGACTCTGGTTGATGGCAAAAAGGTCTACGATTATTGTTAA
- a CDS encoding aspartate aminotransferase family protein has product MTEYSVSRATFDEVMVPNYAPQKVVPVRGKGSRIWDQEGREYIDFAGGIAVNALGHCHPKLVKVLKDQADKLWHLSNVYTNEPALALARALTEVCFAEKVFFCNSGTEANEAAFKLARKYAYDHAGPEKHEIISFNHSFHGRSLFAITVGGQPKYCEGYAPVPEGVTHLPFNDVEALRAAVSDKTCAIVLEPIQGEGGVMPATPEFLQAARELCDQYNALLVFDEVQTGVGRTGEFYAYMSTGVVPDILTTAKALGGGFPVGAMLTTSEVANSFGFGTHGSTYGGNALACSVALAAITLINDDQLLANVSGKHQLFRRELESINDEFGVFTEIRGKGLLIGAELTPEWHGKGKEFLAAAAEEGLMLLVAGPNVLRLAPSLIIPDDDIRQGMDALRKAVAKIVQS; this is encoded by the coding sequence ATGACCGAGTATTCTGTCAGCAGAGCAACTTTTGACGAAGTAATGGTGCCAAATTATGCACCTCAGAAAGTTGTTCCCGTCCGTGGCAAAGGGTCGCGCATCTGGGATCAGGAAGGCAGGGAGTACATTGATTTTGCTGGCGGCATTGCCGTCAATGCGCTGGGACACTGCCACCCGAAGCTGGTAAAGGTCCTGAAAGATCAGGCCGACAAACTCTGGCATCTCAGTAACGTTTACACCAATGAACCTGCACTCGCTCTGGCCAGGGCGCTCACCGAAGTCTGCTTTGCAGAAAAAGTCTTCTTCTGCAATTCAGGTACCGAAGCCAACGAAGCCGCGTTCAAGCTTGCACGAAAGTACGCTTACGACCACGCTGGCCCGGAAAAACATGAAATTATTTCCTTCAACCACTCTTTTCACGGCCGTAGTCTGTTTGCGATCACAGTAGGTGGACAGCCCAAATACTGTGAAGGCTATGCCCCTGTGCCAGAAGGTGTCACCCATCTGCCCTTTAACGACGTTGAAGCTTTAAGGGCAGCGGTTTCAGACAAAACCTGCGCCATTGTTCTGGAGCCCATTCAGGGCGAAGGTGGCGTCATGCCCGCAACGCCAGAGTTTCTACAGGCCGCCAGAGAACTCTGCGACCAGTACAATGCCCTGCTGGTGTTTGACGAAGTGCAGACCGGCGTAGGACGCACCGGTGAGTTTTATGCTTACATGAGTACGGGTGTTGTACCCGACATCCTGACCACCGCAAAAGCTCTTGGCGGCGGTTTCCCCGTTGGCGCCATGCTGACGACCTCGGAAGTCGCCAACAGTTTTGGCTTTGGCACTCACGGCAGCACCTATGGCGGTAATGCCCTGGCCTGTTCAGTGGCTCTGGCAGCGATCACGCTGATTAATGATGACCAGTTACTAGCCAATGTATCCGGCAAACATCAGCTGTTTCGTCGGGAGCTGGAAAGCATTAATGATGAGTTCGGTGTCTTCACTGAAATCCGGGGCAAGGGGCTGCTCATTGGTGCGGAACTGACGCCTGAATGGCACGGTAAAGGCAAGGAGTTTCTGGCTGCCGCTGCGGAAGAAGGTTTAATGCTGCTGGTCGCAGGTCCGAATGTTCTGCGTCTGGCTCCGTCACTGATCATCCCTGATGACGACATTCGCCAGGGGATGGATGCCCTGAGGAAAGCTGTGGCAAAAATAGTTCAAAGCTGA
- a CDS encoding TetR/AcrR family transcriptional regulator, whose product MSRYHHGNLRQVLLTEARRQLHESGADKLSLRALARAVGVSQTAPYRHFADKEALLVSLMTDGFSELDKHVCKAEQASANVDDELVNAGLAFVEFASSNPELYKLMFGPLLARKEICPQLKTMALNSLGRLQGIISRKLQSADQELIWQTTLNATALVHGHARMCINGMPACNPVTGKPIDLRRALKAFADGINACNELL is encoded by the coding sequence ATGTCCCGATATCACCATGGAAATCTCCGGCAGGTATTGCTGACTGAAGCCCGGCGGCAACTGCATGAGTCGGGTGCCGATAAACTGAGCCTGCGGGCCCTGGCAAGGGCTGTTGGTGTTTCCCAGACTGCCCCTTACCGGCACTTTGCTGACAAGGAAGCCTTGCTGGTGTCGTTGATGACCGATGGTTTTTCAGAACTGGATAAGCATGTCTGCAAAGCGGAGCAGGCATCCGCTAACGTTGATGACGAGCTGGTGAATGCCGGGCTGGCTTTTGTTGAGTTTGCTTCCAGCAATCCTGAGTTGTACAAGCTGATGTTCGGGCCGTTGCTTGCCAGAAAAGAGATCTGTCCGCAGCTGAAAACGATGGCTTTGAACAGTCTGGGGCGGTTGCAGGGCATTATCAGCCGTAAACTGCAAAGTGCCGACCAGGAACTGATCTGGCAAACCACCCTGAATGCTACTGCTCTGGTACATGGTCATGCCCGGATGTGCATTAACGGAATGCCCGCCTGTAATCCGGTAACTGGTAAACCTATTGATTTACGCAGGGCTTTAAAGGCATTTGCCGATGGCATTAATGCCTGCAACGAACTCCTTTGA
- a CDS encoding efflux RND transporter permease subunit, with protein MKLPAIAIQNRRFTLVVMLLLVALGIVSLMTMPRSEDPQFEFPATMVRVVYPGTNPLDMEKLIVDPIEEAIKELDDIRILKSDIEDGLAVIQVEFLYGTDPQEQYDDVVAEIAKIRDQLPEDIPVLAIDRISPIDVSIIQIALMSESRSYNTLRLLGEKLEKRIERIPGIKKATTEAYPEQQLQVQADLARMQELGIGVEDLIAAIQASGVNLPGGHVLAGKRRFTVRTSGDFKDIEAVERTAVVSTPGRVVFVKDIADIVFTDALPTYQARFQGTRSIFVTVVQRKGSNIFTVMDAIKQTLDDFGQELPADVAIGIAHDQSESVHDRVSQFFNSLVQGLILVGLLTVLFLGARSAVVIILAIPLSVFIGLGWVDLAGYGLQQMSIAGLVIALGLLVDNAIVVTENVHRFLRKGYAPMEAAARGASQVGWAVISGTLTTILAFLPIMLLQTGAGIFMRSMPVTVILTLLASLIIALSLSPLLASVMLKGQDSKPPLLLRGLQAFTYGPYKALLSGALRYPVLILIIAVMTLAGSIMLAGTLGVSMFPKAEKPMLLVNVELPEGSSFQQTDNAVRQVEGIVKDYPLVRSVVSNIGKDNPRIYYNIFPKRQVPNYAQVVINLNTGRLSEVEPFVESLRDDFSRIVGARVVVKELLQGPPYEASVAFRIMGDDLNQVLAVSRDIEQIIATTPGTVNVDNPLDNPKVDLNVTINRDKAAMYGVAISSIDQVIRASLVGVPVSQFRDHSGENYPIVVKGQSSGNEPQLEDFDRMMVKSTSGHLVPVKQLVKLEMQDALPRFQHHLTERMARITADLKAGYQAETVTNAIRAKLDQYQWPDGVTYQVGGEQEQREESFAGMAKVLLIALLGIFAILVLQFNSFSQPLVIFTAIPFAVTGMILALWFAGFTFSFTAFIGLTSLVGIVVNNSIILVDYSNQLRRKGMEIKEAIIEAGQVRLLPILLTTMTTIGGLLPLTLSGSMMWAPMGASIIGGLLVSTLLTLFVVPVLYSLLGRRALD; from the coding sequence ATGAAACTCCCAGCCATTGCGATTCAGAACCGGCGCTTTACCCTGGTGGTCATGTTATTGCTGGTAGCACTGGGTATTGTGTCATTGATGACCATGCCCCGCTCTGAAGATCCCCAGTTTGAATTTCCGGCAACGATGGTACGTGTCGTCTATCCCGGTACCAACCCACTGGATATGGAGAAGCTGATTGTTGACCCTATCGAGGAAGCCATCAAGGAGTTAGACGACATAAGAATTTTAAAGAGTGATATCGAAGATGGTCTGGCGGTGATTCAGGTCGAGTTCCTCTACGGCACTGACCCTCAGGAACAGTATGACGATGTGGTAGCCGAAATTGCCAAAATACGCGACCAGCTGCCGGAAGATATTCCGGTGCTGGCCATTGACCGTATCTCTCCGATTGATGTCAGCATTATCCAGATTGCCCTGATGTCTGAATCCCGGAGCTATAACACATTGCGACTGCTGGGAGAAAAACTGGAAAAGCGCATTGAACGGATTCCCGGTATCAAAAAAGCGACAACAGAAGCTTATCCCGAACAGCAACTGCAGGTTCAGGCAGACCTTGCCCGGATGCAGGAACTGGGCATTGGGGTTGAAGACCTGATTGCCGCTATACAGGCGTCCGGAGTCAACCTTCCCGGCGGTCATGTTCTGGCAGGCAAACGCCGTTTTACGGTACGAACCAGTGGTGACTTCAAAGATATTGAAGCCGTTGAAAGAACGGCCGTGGTCTCTACTCCGGGGAGAGTCGTGTTTGTTAAAGATATTGCCGATATCGTCTTCACCGATGCTCTGCCTACCTATCAGGCACGATTTCAGGGAACCCGGTCCATTTTTGTCACCGTTGTCCAGCGCAAGGGCAGCAATATCTTCACCGTCATGGACGCTATCAAACAGACGCTGGATGATTTTGGGCAGGAGTTACCTGCAGACGTTGCCATTGGTATTGCCCACGACCAGAGTGAGTCGGTACACGATCGTGTCTCCCAGTTTTTCAACAGTCTGGTTCAGGGTCTGATACTGGTCGGGTTGCTCACCGTCCTGTTTCTGGGCGCCCGGTCGGCGGTTGTCATTATTCTTGCCATTCCCCTGTCAGTGTTTATTGGCTTGGGTTGGGTAGACCTCGCTGGCTATGGCCTGCAGCAGATGTCGATTGCCGGACTGGTGATCGCACTGGGGCTTCTGGTTGATAATGCCATTGTGGTGACAGAAAACGTTCACCGCTTCCTGCGCAAAGGCTATGCGCCGATGGAAGCCGCTGCCCGGGGGGCCAGTCAGGTCGGCTGGGCAGTCATCAGCGGAACCCTGACCACCATTCTGGCTTTTCTGCCGATTATGCTGTTGCAGACTGGCGCTGGCATATTCATGAGATCCATGCCGGTCACCGTTATTCTGACCCTGCTGGCTTCCCTGATTATTGCCCTGAGCCTGTCGCCACTGCTCGCCAGCGTTATGCTGAAAGGACAGGACAGCAAACCGCCATTACTGTTAAGGGGTCTGCAGGCATTTACTTACGGCCCCTATAAAGCGCTGCTCAGTGGCGCCCTTCGTTATCCGGTGCTGATCCTGATAATAGCCGTCATGACCCTGGCTGGCTCCATTATGCTGGCAGGCACACTGGGTGTCAGTATGTTTCCCAAGGCTGAAAAGCCGATGCTGCTGGTCAATGTTGAACTGCCCGAAGGTTCCAGTTTTCAGCAAACAGACAATGCCGTACGACAGGTTGAAGGTATTGTCAAAGACTACCCACTGGTACGTTCCGTGGTCAGCAACATTGGTAAAGATAACCCCAGAATCTACTACAACATTTTCCCTAAACGTCAGGTACCCAACTATGCCCAGGTGGTTATTAATCTGAATACCGGTCGGCTCAGTGAGGTAGAACCTTTTGTTGAGTCCCTTAGAGACGACTTCAGCCGTATTGTTGGGGCGCGAGTGGTGGTTAAGGAACTGTTACAGGGTCCCCCTTATGAAGCCTCTGTTGCCTTCCGGATTATGGGGGACGATCTGAACCAGGTTCTGGCGGTATCCAGGGATATTGAGCAGATCATTGCTACCACACCCGGAACGGTGAATGTCGATAATCCCCTGGACAACCCCAAGGTTGACCTGAATGTCACCATTAACCGAGATAAAGCCGCCATGTACGGGGTCGCCATCAGCTCTATTGACCAGGTTATTCGAGCCAGTCTTGTCGGGGTACCTGTCAGCCAGTTCCGTGACCACTCGGGAGAGAATTACCCGATTGTTGTTAAAGGTCAGTCGTCTGGTAATGAACCCCAACTGGAAGACTTTGACCGCATGATGGTGAAGTCCACCAGCGGCCATCTGGTTCCGGTCAAACAACTGGTTAAGCTGGAAATGCAGGATGCCCTGCCTCGTTTTCAGCATCATCTGACAGAACGTATGGCAAGAATAACCGCTGACCTGAAAGCCGGTTATCAGGCAGAAACCGTGACCAATGCCATTCGGGCAAAACTGGATCAGTACCAGTGGCCGGATGGCGTGACTTATCAGGTAGGCGGTGAACAGGAGCAGCGGGAAGAGTCGTTTGCCGGTATGGCTAAAGTGCTGCTGATTGCCTTGCTGGGCATTTTTGCGATACTGGTGTTACAGTTCAACTCGTTCAGTCAGCCGCTGGTGATTTTTACAGCCATTCCTTTTGCCGTGACGGGCATGATTCTGGCACTGTGGTTTGCCGGTTTTACCTTCTCCTTTACTGCCTTTATCGGGTTGACTTCACTGGTGGGTATTGTCGTCAACAATTCCATCATACTGGTAGATTACAGTAATCAGCTGCGCAGAAAAGGCATGGAGATAAAAGAAGCCATTATTGAAGCCGGGCAGGTACGGTTATTGCCGATTCTGCTAACCACCATGACCACCATTGGCGGCCTGCTGCCACTGACCCTTTCCGGTTCCATGATGTGGGCGCCCATGGGGGCCAGTATTATTGGCGGTCTGCTGGTATCAACACTGCTGACACTGTTTGTTGTGCCTGTACTTTATTCCCTGCTGGGAAGGAGGGCGCTGGACTAA